The genomic stretch TCTCGCCCGGCTGCACCCGCTCCACTTGAATGATGTGGTATCCGAACGGCGACTCCACCGGATCGGAGATGGTCCCGGGCTTGAGCGCGAACGCCACCCGCTCGAACTCCGGCACCATAACGCCACGGCGGAACCAATTGAGCGAGCCGCCCTGATCCTTCGAGCCCGGATCCTGGGAAAAGCGCTTGGCAGCGGTGGCGAAGTCGGCCCCGCGCCGAAGCTCGAGCACGATCGAATCGGCCCGCGCCTTGGTCCGCGCCTTGGCCTCGGGGGACGGCTTCGGACTGATGATGATCTGGCGGAAGGAGAGCGTGGCCGGCCGGGACCCGAGATTGCCCTTCTGCTCCTCGAAGAACGCCCGCATCTCCTGCTCGGTGGGTGAGACCGGCTTGAGCTTGCCGTCGTTCCGGAGCTTTTCGATGAGCCGGTTCTGGAACGCCGCGCGGCGCTGCTGATCGGTGAGCCAGCGGCGGTACTCCTCCGGTGTCTGAAACCCGGCTTTCTTGAGCTCGTTCTTGAAGTCCACTTCCGAGGTGAAGTTGGTCCGTACCTTCTTCATCTGCTCCTCCACCCCTTCCGCGATCTCCTGATCGGTCACCTTGATCGCGGTGTCGCGCTGGGCCTGCTGCACCAGCAGCTCCTCATCGACGATGGAGGACACGACCTGCTTCCGGAGCCCCGCCAATCCCGCCGAATCGGTTGGCAGGTGCCCGCCTTGCGACTGCCGGGAGAAGATCTCCTCGTCCACCTGCGACGCCAGCACCGGACGGTTCCCCACCACGGCGACGACCCGGTCCACCACCACCGTCGAATCGGTGCGGGTCAGCGGCGGACCCGAGACGGCCACGCTGTCCGGAGCGGCGCTGGCTGCCGTGCTGTCGGAGATGACCGCGCCCGTGTCGGGGCGGACCGACCCGGTGGAGTCCTGAGCCGCGAGCCGTCCGACGCCCGGCGGCGCGGCACACATCAACGTGGCGAGAAGCACTCCGCCACGATAACAACGATCCTGCATCTCTACTTCCTCGGTTCCGACGGTTTGGCTGGCTGCGGCGCTTTCGGCGGCTCGGAGCTGGTGGCTGTCTCACCCGGTTTGGGGGCCGGCCGCGCGCCGGGCACCGGCGCCGGGCCGGTGGCAGGCCGCATGCCGCCCCGTTGCGCGCCAGTGTCGGCCTTGCTCTTGATCTCGCTGGCGATCTCGACCGACCGGTTGACGCCCGCGTCATACACCCGATAGGGGAGCCGGTCGCGCAGCAGCGTGCCCAACGCGGCCGGCAGCGGCCGGAGACGCTGCTTCCCGGCGATGAGCTGGTCGAAGTAGCGCTCCACCTTGAGCTCCGCGACCTTGTCCCGCTCCCCCGGGGTGACCCCCGGATCGGTGACGTCGGTCGCGTCGAGGCCCATCTCGTTCTTCAGGGTGTCGAGCTGGGTCTGGTAGCGCCGCTGCATCGCGGCCCACTCCACCGGCGAGACCGTGATCTTGGCCGAGTCGGCCTGCCGCAAGAGCAGCACGTTCTGCGTCAGGATCCGGGCGAACCGGTTCAGCATGCTGTCGTTACCCGCTTTGAGCTGGGAGGTGTATTGCGGCGGCAGCGCCCGCACCCAGCGGAGATAATCCTGCACGGTGAGCTCTCCGCCGCGGTAGCGCACCAGCACCTTGGACGACTTGCGCGCATCGTCGGGAGATTCGGCCGCGGTCCGCATCAGCACGGGTGCGTCCGGCAGCACCTCGATCTTGCTGCCTGCGGCCAGGCTGTCCATGTAGAGCGAGTCGAGACGGACCCCCGCCCGCTCGGTGAGATAGTCCTCGATCCGCTCCCGCGCCTCGGCCAGGGTCGGGCGCTTGATGATATGGAATCCGAACGGCGTCTCGACCAGGTCGCTGACCTGGCCCGGCTTCAACGACCACCCCGTGCTGTCGAAGGCCGGGACGAACCGCCCCTTGGGGCTGGGCGGCAGGAAGCCGCTGTCCGCCTTGCTGCCCGGATCGTCCGACAGCTCGCTCGCGAGCTGACCGAAGCTCGCGCCCTTCCGAATCCGGGCCAGGGTGGCCTGGGCCTTCTCCTTGGCCGCCTTGCGGACAGCCGTATCGGTCTTGGGGCGCACGCCGAACAGGATGTGCTGCAGCACCCGCACGTCGGGCGAGTCGTAGACGCTGTCCACCGCCTTCGGATTGACGGCTCCACGATGCGCCATGAGCGTATCGTGCCAGTGGGTGCCCTTGAGCTCGGAGAGCTCGGGCCACACGGCCTCGGCCACGCTGGCCGAGTCCGTCGGCAGCTTGCCGCGGGCCACCGCCTGCCCGAAGAGGGTATAGTCCACCCAGATGTTGGCGACGAAGGCTGCCGTCTCCCGGTCGAGCTTCACGCCCTTGCCGGCGGCGGCGAGAATGTCTGCCAGCCGTTGGGAGGGCAGCTCCTGTCCCCCGGCTTCGGCCGCCGTGTCGGCGTGGGCCGAGAACAGGTCGCGGAAGTTCGAGCAGCCCCCGAGCCCGGTGACGAGCGCGGCGGTGAGCACGAGGGAGGGGATGACCAGTCGTCGCATGAAAGCTCCAGGATTGATTACTGCACCACGGCTTTGAGCGCCCGCACCAGTGCGGGCACCAGCGGCTCGCCGCCGAGGCGGAGGAGCCGGAGCGAGAGAGGGACGGTGCGGCGGACCTCGGCGGCCAGCTGCACGTGATCCAGTGCCGAAGTGAGTCCAGCAAGGCGCGGCGTGGTGCCGGCTCGGAAGGTGAGGCGCGCCTCGTCGCCTCGGACCAGCGCGTGCTGCACACCCAGGACGGCTCCCAGCACGCGAAGCCGCGCCATGTCGAGCAGCATCTCGGCCTCGGCCGGTAACGGTCCGAAGCGCTCCCGCAGTTCGTCTCGCAGCCCATCAATGTCGCCGGATGACGTGGCCCGCGCCAGTCGTCGGTAGAAATCCAACTTCACGTCGTCGTCCGGCACGTAGCCGTCGGGCAGATGGGCCGGACGGTCGAGCACCACGTCCGGCGGCAACGGCTGCTCGGCCGTGGTGCCCTGTCCCTTGAGCGCCCGGACGGTCTCCTCGAGCCATCGCATGTAGAGGTCGAAGCCGACCGCCTGCGCGTGCCCCGATTGCTCCGCGCCGAGCAGGTTACCGGCGCCCCGAAGCTCGAGGTCCTTGAGGGCGATCCGGTACCCCGCCCCCAGCTCGGTATGATGCTCCAGCACCTTGAGTCGTTCCTCCGCATCCGCGTCGATCGTGTCAGGCACCAGGAGATAGCAGTAGGCCCGCCGGTGGCTTCGGCCGACCCGGCCCCGCAACTGGTAGAGCTGGGCCAGCCCGAACCGGTGCGCATCGTGCACGATCATGGTGTTCGCATTGGGTACGTCGAGTCCCGACTCCACGATCATGGTGGAGACGAGAATGTCCACCTCCCCCGACACGAAGCCCTGCATCACCGACTCCAGCGCCTCGGCCGGCATCTGGCCGTGCGCGACCCCGATGCGGGCGCGGGGAGCGAGCGCCCGTACCCGCGCCGCGATGGTGTCGATGGTCTCGATCCGGTTGTGCACCACGAAGACCTGACCCCCGCGGTCGGTCTCCCGGGCGAATGCCTCTTCCAGCAGCCCGTCGTCCCATGGCTCGACGAAGGTGAGGATGGGCGAACGGTCCCGGGGCGGAGTCTCGATGAGCGTGAGGTCGCGGAGGCCGGCGAGGGAGAGGTGCAGGGTACGGGGAATCGGTGTCGCCGTCAGCGTCAGCACGTCCATCGAGAGTCGGAGAGCCTTCAGCCGCTCCTTGTGCTTCACCCCGAAGCGGTGCTCCTCGTCCACGATGAGCAGGCCGAGGTCCTTGAACAGCACGTCCTTGGAGAGCAGGCGATGGGTTCCGATCACGATATCCGTCTGCCCTCCCGCCAGACGTTCCAGGGCCGCCTTCTGTTCTTTGGGCGTGCGAAAGCGCGAGAGGACCTCGATCTTCACCGGAAAGTCGGCCAGCCGCTCCATGAAGGTGCGGCCGTGCTGCTCCGCCAGGATCGTGGTCGGGACCAGCACCGCCGCCTGCTTGCCTCCCTGGACCGCCTTGAAGGCGGCCCGCACCGCGACCTCGGTCTTGCCGTACCCCACGTCGCCCACCAGCAGCCGGTCCATCGGCCGGGGCCGCTCCATGTCGGCCTTGAGCTCCTCAGTGGCCTTCCGCTGGTCGGGGGTATCCTCGTAGAGGAAGCTCGATTCGAGCTCTCGCTGCCAACGGCTGTCCGGGGGAAAGGCGTAGCCCCCGGTCACGCTGCGCCGGGCGTAGAGGTCGAGCAGCTCGGCGGCCATCTGATTGATCGCCTGGCGGGTGCGCTCCCGCACCCGCTGCC from Gemmatimonadales bacterium encodes the following:
- a CDS encoding peptidylprolyl isomerase produces the protein MQDRCYRGGVLLATLMCAAPPGVGRLAAQDSTGSVRPDTGAVISDSTAASAAPDSVAVSGPPLTRTDSTVVVDRVVAVVGNRPVLASQVDEEIFSRQSQGGHLPTDSAGLAGLRKQVVSSIVDEELLVQQAQRDTAIKVTDQEIAEGVEEQMKKVRTNFTSEVDFKNELKKAGFQTPEEYRRWLTDQQRRAAFQNRLIEKLRNDGKLKPVSPTEQEMRAFFEEQKGNLGSRPATLSFRQIIISPKPSPEAKARTKARADSIVLELRRGADFATAAKRFSQDPGSKDQGGSLNWFRRGVMVPEFERVAFALKPGTISDPVESPFGYHIIQVERVQPGEIQARHILLVPEIDSVHVDSARALAGLVRARVLARASFDSLQRIYHDRSAERQAENVPIDKLPEAYAKAIGEADSGAVIPVFPLEGAGGRQQFVVLQVTARRAPGDIKYEDVKDKIREQLSQQLAIRRYLDRLRKATYVDIRA
- a CDS encoding peptidylprolyl isomerase, with protein sequence MRRLVIPSLVLTAALVTGLGGCSNFRDLFSAHADTAAEAGGQELPSQRLADILAAAGKGVKLDRETAAFVANIWVDYTLFGQAVARGKLPTDSASVAEAVWPELSELKGTHWHDTLMAHRGAVNPKAVDSVYDSPDVRVLQHILFGVRPKTDTAVRKAAKEKAQATLARIRKGASFGQLASELSDDPGSKADSGFLPPSPKGRFVPAFDSTGWSLKPGQVSDLVETPFGFHIIKRPTLAEARERIEDYLTERAGVRLDSLYMDSLAAGSKIEVLPDAPVLMRTAAESPDDARKSSKVLVRYRGGELTVQDYLRWVRALPPQYTSQLKAGNDSMLNRFARILTQNVLLLRQADSAKITVSPVEWAAMQRRYQTQLDTLKNEMGLDATDVTDPGVTPGERDKVAELKVERYFDQLIAGKQRLRPLPAALGTLLRDRLPYRVYDAGVNRSVEIASEIKSKADTGAQRGGMRPATGPAPVPGARPAPKPGETATSSEPPKAPQPAKPSEPRK
- the mfd gene encoding transcription-repair coupling factor — its product is MRLRPVLDAFERAPAAQDLIPRLPGRGSRLRLGGLPGSSGAVLVAWLARTLPQRLLAVVAPTPGDGERWLNDLAHLTDGGVALYPQREALGEDEPHYEIAGERAETIEALLQGRLRILVTTARATAERTLMPVALERLRLRLTTGERRPPAEIARTLERMGYHRVATVTEVAEFSVRGGILDVYGFGMAVPARLEWWGDDISSIRGFDLTTQRSLQELNEITVLPITAEEVRSTDAATARRTLLELLPSDTIVLEEAFGPDHDEVDRAWREAQHHLEVARRLGEEVPSREDILESPAQWVSRIEAYPRLLLRDEQTDLQFGFFPPERIDRDLNRLRALLAGSPPTLILCDNEGQLERLDELLEDGGRAGVRATLAIGALDGGFVMPALRVLTDHEIFRRARRLRRPRRYRQAAPSMATGALTEGDYVVHLDHGIGIYRGIETITAGESTLEVAIVEYEGGDRLNVPLYRLDQLERYRAAGEDGDRPPPRLHRLGGSSWQRVRERTRQAINQMAAELLDLYARRSVTGGYAFPPDSRWQRELESSFLYEDTPDQRKATEELKADMERPRPMDRLLVGDVGYGKTEVAVRAAFKAVQGGKQAAVLVPTTILAEQHGRTFMERLADFPVKIEVLSRFRTPKEQKAALERLAGGQTDIVIGTHRLLSKDVLFKDLGLLIVDEEHRFGVKHKERLKALRLSMDVLTLTATPIPRTLHLSLAGLRDLTLIETPPRDRSPILTFVEPWDDGLLEEAFARETDRGGQVFVVHNRIETIDTIAARVRALAPRARIGVAHGQMPAEALESVMQGFVSGEVDILVSTMIVESGLDVPNANTMIVHDAHRFGLAQLYQLRGRVGRSHRRAYCYLLVPDTIDADAEERLKVLEHHTELGAGYRIALKDLELRGAGNLLGAEQSGHAQAVGFDLYMRWLEETVRALKGQGTTAEQPLPPDVVLDRPAHLPDGYVPDDDVKLDFYRRLARATSSGDIDGLRDELRERFGPLPAEAEMLLDMARLRVLGAVLGVQHALVRGDEARLTFRAGTTPRLAGLTSALDHVQLAAEVRRTVPLSLRLLRLGGEPLVPALVRALKAVVQ